Proteins encoded together in one Microcebus murinus isolate Inina chromosome 18, M.murinus_Inina_mat1.0, whole genome shotgun sequence window:
- the KAT2A gene encoding histone acetyltransferase KAT2A — translation MAVWDQETGQKSLEADGRVAQRRETTTPIMHWCSDACALSAGCPCGPRAGSAAPRSAAGEAMAEPSQAPTPAAQPRPLQSPAPAPTPTPAPSPASAPTPAPTPAPVPAPAAAPAGSTGTGGPGVGSGGTGSGGDPARPGLSQQQRASQRKAQVRGLPRAKKLEKLGVFSACKTNETCKCNGWKNPKPPTAPRMDLQQPAANLSELCRSCEHPLADHVSHLENVSEDEINRLLGMVVDVENLFMSVHKEEDTDTKQVYFYLFKLLRKCILQMTRPVVEGSLGSPPFEKPNIEQGVLNFVQYKFSHLAPRERQTMFELSKMFLLCLNYWKLETPAQFRQRSQAEDVATYKVNYTRWLCYCHVPQSCDSLPRYETTHVFGRSLLRSIFTVTRRQLLEKFRVEKDKLVPEKRTLILTHFPKFLSMLEEEIYGANSPIWESGFTMPPSEGTQLVPRPATVSAAVVPSAPIFSPTMGGSSNSSLSLDSAGAEPMPGEKRKLPENLTLEDAKRLRVMGDIPMELVNEVMLTITDPAAMLGPETSLLSANAARDETARLEERRGIIEFHVIGNSLTPKANRRVLLWLVGLQNVFSHQLPRMPKEYIARLVFDPKHKTLALIKDGRVIGGICFRMFPTQGFTEIVFCAVTSNEQVKGYGTHLMNHLKEYHIKHNILYFLTYADEYAIGYFKKQGFSKDIKVPKSRYLGYIKDYEGATLMECELNPRIPYTELSHIIKKQKEIIKKLIERKQAQIRKVYPGLSCFKEGVRQIPVESVPGIRETGWKPLGKEKGKELKDPDQLYTTLKNLLAQIKSHPSAWPFMEPVKKSEAPDYYEVIRFPIDLKTMTERLRSRYYVTRKLFVADLQRVIANCREYNPPDSEYCRCASALEKFFYFKLKEGGLIDK, via the exons ATGGCTGTCTGGGACCAAGAAACAGGACAGAAAAGTCTGGAAGCTGACGGCAGAGTGGCACAGCGGCGGGAGACTACAACTCCCATCATGCACTGGTGCAGCGACGCCTGCGCACTGAGTGCCGGTTGCCCATGCGGCCCTAGGGCTGGGAGCGCGGCGCCGCGCTCCGCTGCGGGGGAGGCCATGGCGGAACCTTCCCAGGCCCCGACCCCGGCCGCGCAGCCCCGACCCctccagtccccagcccctgccccaacTCCGACTCCTGCGCCCAGCCCGGCTTCAGCCCCGACTCCAGCTCCCACTCCGGCTCCAGTCCCCGCCCCAGCTGCAGCCCCAGCCGGGAGCACAGGGACTGGGGGGCCCGGCGTAGGAAGTGGGGGGACCGGGAGCGGGGGGGATCCGGCTCGACCTGGCCTGAGTCAGCAGCAGCGCGCCAGCCAGAGGAAGGCGCAAGTCCGGGGTCTGCCGCGCGCCAAGAAGCTTGAGAAGCTAGGGGTCTTCTCGGCTTGCAAG ACCAATGAAACCTGTAAGTGTAATGGCTGGAAAAACCCCAAGCCCCCTACTGCACCTCGCATGGATCTGCAGCAGCCAGCTGCCAACCTGAGTGAGCTGTGCCGCAGCTGTGAGCACCCGTTGG CTGACCATGTATCCCACTTGGAGAATGTATCAGAGGATGAGATTAACCGGCTGCTGGGGATGGTGGTGGACGTGGAGAATTTGTTTATGTCTGTTCACAAGGAGGAGGACACAGACACCAAGCAGGTCTATTTCTACCTCTTCAAG CTCCTGCGGAAATGCATCCTGCAGATGACCCGGCCCGTGGTGGAGGGGTCCCTGGGCAGTCCCCCATTTGAGAAGCCTAATATTGAGCAG GGTGTGCTGAACTTTGTGCAGTACAAGTTTAGTCACCTGGCTCCCCGGGAGCGACAGACGATGTTCGAGCTCTCAAAGATGTTCCTGCTCTGCCTTAACTACTGGAAGCTGGAGACACCTGCCCAATTTCGGCAGAGGTCTCAGGCTGAGGATGTGGCTACCTACAAGGTCAATTACACCAG ATGGCTCTGTTACTGCCATGTGCCCCAGAGCTGCGACAGCCTCCCCCGCTACGAAACCACTCACGTCTTTGGGCGAAGCCTTCTCCGATCCATCTTCACCGTTACCCGCCGGCAGCTGCTGGAAAAGTTCCGAGTGGAGAAGGACAAGCTGGTGCCTGAAAAGAGGACCCTCATCCTCACTCATTTCCCCAA ATTTCTGTCCATGCTGGAGGAGGAGATCTACGGGGCAAACTCTCCAATCTGGGAGTCAGGCTTCACCATGCCGCCCTCGGAGGGGACACAGCTGGTGCCCCGGCCAG CTACGGTCAGTGCAGCGGTTGTTCCCAGCGCCCCCATCTTCAGCCCCACCATGGGTGGCAGCAGCAACAGCTCACTGAGTCTGGATTCTGCAGGGGCCGAGCCCATGCCAG GCGAGAAGAGGAAGCTCCCAGAGAACCTGACTCTGGAGGATGCCAAGCGGCTCCGTGTGATGGGTGACATCCCCATGGAGCTGGTCAATGAGGTCATGCTGACCATCACCGACCCTGCTGCCATGCTGGGGCCCGAG ACGAGCTTGCTGTCGGCCAACGCGGCCCGGGACGAGACGGCCCGCCTGGAGGAGCGCCGTGGCATCATCGAGTTCCACGTCATTGGCAACTCGCTGACACCCAAGGCCAACCGGCGGGTGTTGCTGTGGCTCGTGGGGCTGCAAAACGTCTTCTCCCACCAGCTGCCGCGCATGCCCAAGGAGTACATCGCCCGCCTCGTCTTTGACCC GAAGCACAAGACTCTGGCCTTGATCAAGGACGGACGGGTCATCGGAGGGATCTGCTTCCGCATGTTCCCCACCCAGGGCTTCACGGAGATTGTCTTCTGTGCCGTCACCTCCAATGAGCAGGTCAAG GGTTACGGGACCCACCTGATGAACCACCTGAAGGAGTATCACATCAAACACAACATCCTCTACTTCCTCACCTACGCCGACGAGTATGCCATTGGCTACTTCAAAAAGCAG GGCTTCTCCAAGGACATCAAGGTGCCCAAGAGCCGCTACCTGGGCTACATCAAGGACTACGAGGGAGCAACACTGATGGAGTGTGAGCTGAACCCCCGGATCCCCTACACGGAGCTGTCCCACATCATCAAGAAGCAGAAAGAG ATCATCAAGAAGTTGATTGAGCGCAAACAGGCCCAGATCCGCAAGGTCTACCCTGGGCTCAGCTGCTTCAAGGAGGGTGTGAGGCAGATCCCTGTGGAGAGCGTCCCCGGCATTC GAGAGACAGGCTGGAAGCCactggggaaggagaaggg GAAGGAGCTGAAGGACCCTGACCAGCTCTACACAACCCTCAAAAACCTGCTGGCCCAGATTAAG TCGCACCCCAGTGCCTGGCCCTTCATGGAGCCTGTGAAGAAGTCGGAGGCCCCTGACTACTACGAGGTCATCCGTTTCCCTATCG ACCTGAAGACCATGACCGAGCGGCTGCGCAGCCGCTACTACGTGACGCGAAAGCTCTTTGTGGCTGACTTGCAACGGGTCATCGCCAACTGCCGCGAGTACAACCCCCCGGACAGCGAGTACTGCCGCTGCGCCAGTGCCCTGGAGAAGTTCTTCTACTTCAAGCTCAAGGAGGGAGGGCTCATTGACAAGTAG
- the HSPB9 gene encoding heat shock protein beta-9, whose product MQQVGNSFSTENRVASRRPSAALAERNQVATLPVRLLQDDQAAAQGNHRAEDNFQVKMDAHGFTPEELVVKVDGQRLMVTGQRQMEANDPERGSYRMSQRVHRQMRLPPDLDPAAMSCCLTPSGQLWVRGQGPVLPLPEAPAGRSSRLLSRGSKERSNLTQ is encoded by the coding sequence ATGCAGCAGGTCGGTAACAGTTTCTCCACCGAGAACCGGGTGGCGTCCAGGCGCCCCAGCGCGGCCCTTGCTGAACGGAACCAGGTAGCCACGCTGCCTGTGCGGCTGCTCCAGGATGATCAGGCAGCTGCGCAGGGCAACCACCGTGCCGAAGACAATTTCCAAGTGAAGATGGACGCCCACGGCTTCACCCCCGAGGAGCTGGTGGTGAAGGTGGATGGCCAACGCCTGATGGTGACCGGCCAGCGGCAAATGGAGGCCAACGACCCAGAAAGGGGCAGTTACCGCATGTCGCAGAGGGTGCACCGGCAAATGCGCCTCCCGCCAGACCTGGATCCCGCCGCCATGTCCTGCTGCCTGACCCCCTCCGGCCAGCTGTGGGTCAGAGGCCAGGGTCCGGTGCTGCCTCTCCCTGAAGCCCCGGCTGGACGGTCCTCCAGACTCCTGAGCCGCGGCTCAAAGGAGCGTTCCAACCTGACCCAGTAA
- the RAB5C gene encoding ras-related protein Rab-5C, translating to MAGRGGAARPNGPAAGNKICQFKLVLLGESAVGKSSLVLRFVKGQFHEYQESTIGAAFLTQTVCLDDTTVKFEIWDTAGQERYHSLAPMYYRGAQAAIVVYDITNTDTFARAKNWVKELQRQASPNIVIALAGNKADLATKRAVEFQEAQAYADDNSLLFMETSAKTAMNVNEIFMAIAKKLPKNEPQNAAGAPGRNRGVDLQENNPASRSQCCSN from the exons ATGGCGGGTCGGGGAGGCGCAGCACGACCCAACGGACCAGCTGCTGGGAACAAGATCTGTCAGTTTAAGCTGGTTCTGCTGGGGGAGTCTGCGGTGGGCAAATCCAGCCTCGTCCTCCGCTTCGTCAAGGGACAATTCCATGAGTACCAGGAGAGCACAATTGGAG CGGCCTTCCTCACACAGACTGTCTGCTTGGACGACACAACGGTCAAGTTTGAGATCTGGGACACAGCTGGACAGGAGCGGTATCACAGCCTGGCCCCCATGTACTACCGGGGGGCCCAAGCTGCCATCGTGGTCTATGACATCACCAACACA GATACATTTGCACGGGCCAAGAACTGGGTGAAGGAGTTACAGCGGCAGGCCAGCCCCAACATCGTCATTGCGCTCGCGGGTAACAAGGCGGACCTGGCCACCAAGAGAGCTGTGGAATTCCAG GAAGCGCAAGCCTATGCAGACGACAACAGTTTGCTGTTCATGGAGACATCAGCAAAGACTGCAATGAATGTGAATGAAATTTTCATGGCAATAG CTAAGAAGCTTCCCAAGAATGAGCCCCAGAATGCAGCTGGTGCTCCAGGCCGGAACCGAGGAGTGGACCTCCAGGAGAACAACCCAGCCAGCCGGAGCCAGTGCTGCAGCAACTGA